From one Sphingomonas sp. BT-65 genomic stretch:
- the groL gene encoding chaperonin GroEL (60 kDa chaperone family; promotes refolding of misfolded polypeptides especially under stressful conditions; forms two stacked rings of heptamers to form a barrel-shaped 14mer; ends can be capped by GroES; misfolded proteins enter the barrel where they are refolded when GroES binds) — protein MAAKDVKFSRDARERILKGVDILADAVKVTLGPKGRNVVIDKSFGAPRITKDGVTVAKEIELKDKFENMGAQMVREVASKTNDIAGDGTTTATVLAQAIVREGMKSVAAGMNPMDLKRGIDLAVTKVVEDVKARSKAVSGSNEIAQVGIISANGDREVGEKIAEAMEKVGKEGVITVEEAKGLEFELDVVEGMQFDRGYLSPYFITNPEKMAVELTDPYILIHEKKLSSLQAMLPILEAVVQSGRPLLIIAEDIEGEALATLVVNKLRGGLKVAAVKAPGFGDRRKAMLEDIAVLTKGEVISEDLGIKLESVTLGMLGTAKRVTIDKDNTTIVDGAGEHDAIKGRTDAIRQQIEVTTSDYDREKLQERLAKLAGGVAVIKVGGASEVEVKERKDRVDDALHATRAAVEEGIVPGGGTALLYATKALDGLQGENEDQTRGVDIVRKSLTSLVRQIAQNAGHDGAVVSGKLLDQTDTSFGFNAATDVYENLVAAGVIDPTKVVRTALQNAASVAGLLITTEAAVSELPEDKPAMPAMPGGGMGGMDF, from the coding sequence ATGGCAGCCAAGGACGTCAAATTCTCGCGCGACGCGCGCGAGCGCATTCTCAAGGGCGTGGACATCCTCGCCGACGCGGTGAAGGTCACGCTGGGGCCCAAGGGCCGCAACGTCGTGATCGACAAGAGCTTCGGCGCGCCGCGCATCACCAAGGACGGCGTCACCGTCGCCAAGGAGATCGAGCTCAAGGACAAGTTCGAGAACATGGGCGCGCAGATGGTGCGCGAAGTGGCCTCGAAGACCAACGACATCGCCGGTGACGGCACCACCACCGCGACCGTGCTCGCCCAGGCGATCGTGCGCGAGGGCATGAAGTCGGTCGCCGCCGGCATGAACCCGATGGACCTCAAGCGCGGCATCGATCTCGCCGTCACCAAGGTCGTCGAGGACGTCAAGGCGCGCTCGAAGGCCGTCAGCGGTTCGAACGAGATCGCCCAGGTCGGCATCATCTCGGCCAATGGCGACCGCGAAGTCGGCGAGAAGATCGCGGAAGCGATGGAGAAGGTCGGCAAGGAAGGCGTGATCACCGTCGAAGAGGCGAAGGGTCTCGAGTTCGAGCTCGACGTCGTCGAGGGCATGCAGTTCGACCGCGGCTACCTCAGCCCGTACTTCATCACCAACCCCGAGAAGATGGCGGTCGAGCTCACCGATCCGTACATCCTGATCCACGAGAAGAAGCTGTCGTCGCTCCAGGCGATGCTGCCGATCCTCGAGGCCGTGGTACAGTCGGGCCGCCCGCTCCTGATCATCGCCGAGGACATCGAGGGCGAGGCGCTGGCCACGCTCGTGGTGAACAAGCTGCGCGGCGGCCTCAAGGTCGCGGCGGTCAAGGCGCCGGGCTTCGGCGATCGCCGCAAGGCGATGCTCGAGGACATCGCCGTCCTGACCAAGGGCGAGGTGATCAGCGAGGATCTCGGCATCAAGCTCGAGAGCGTCACGCTCGGCATGCTCGGCACCGCCAAGCGCGTCACGATCGACAAGGACAACACCACCATCGTCGATGGCGCCGGTGAGCATGACGCGATCAAGGGCCGCACCGACGCGATCCGCCAGCAGATCGAAGTCACCACTTCGGACTATGACCGCGAGAAGCTCCAGGAGCGTCTGGCGAAGCTGGCCGGCGGCGTCGCCGTGATCAAGGTCGGCGGCGCTTCGGAAGTCGAGGTCAAGGAGCGCAAGGACCGCGTCGACGACGCGCTGCACGCAACGCGCGCGGCCGTCGAAGAGGGTATCGTCCCCGGTGGCGGCACGGCTTTGCTCTATGCGACCAAGGCGCTCGACGGCCTCCAGGGCGAGAACGAGGACCAGACTCGCGGCGTGGACATCGTCCGCAAGTCGCTGACCTCGCTGGTTCGCCAGATCGCGCAGAATGCCGGCCACGACGGCGCGGTCGTGTCGGGCAAGCTGCTCGACCAGACCGACACCTCGTTCGGCTTCAACGCCGCGACCGACGTGTACGAGAACCTCGTGGCTGCCGGCGTGATCGACCCGACCAAGGTGGTCCGCACCGCGCTGCAGAACGCGGCCTCGGTCGCCGGCCTGCTCATCACCACCGAAGCGGCGGTGAGCGAGCTGCCGGAAGACAAGCCCGCGATGCCGGCGATGCCCGGCGGCGGCATGGGCGGGATGGATTTTTAA
- a CDS encoding mannose-1-phosphate guanylyltransferase/mannose-6-phosphate isomerase → MTDHKPIVPVILSGGSGTRLWPMSRPERPKQMMALTAEETMLQLTARRTPAGERFAAPIIVANALHADMVEEQLGAVEARAQALILEPMGRNTAPAIALAAIAAGGGSDPLLVMPSDHVIGDVAAFHAAIHAAMPAVDEGWLVTFGIAPDAPETGYGYIQVGDAIGAGIHQVRRFVEKPKRELAEAMIAAGDHAWNGGIFLFQANTYLDALAAFAPDMLAAARASMDRAVREGTRVLPDAAEFAKSPSDSIDYAVMEKATRVAVVPVSMGWSDVGSWDALHAISDRDAAGNAHRGEVVAIDTVDCLVRAGEGKRVALVGVSDLIVVADGNDVLILPRGRSQDVKRIIEAMKHSS, encoded by the coding sequence ATGACCGACCACAAGCCGATTGTCCCCGTGATCCTTTCCGGCGGTTCGGGAACCCGGCTGTGGCCGATGTCGCGGCCCGAGCGGCCCAAGCAAATGATGGCGCTGACGGCTGAGGAGACGATGCTCCAGCTGACGGCGCGCCGCACGCCGGCGGGCGAGCGGTTCGCCGCGCCGATCATCGTCGCCAACGCGCTGCACGCCGACATGGTCGAGGAACAGCTCGGCGCGGTCGAGGCACGGGCGCAGGCGCTGATCCTCGAGCCGATGGGGCGCAACACCGCGCCCGCGATCGCGCTTGCGGCGATCGCTGCGGGAGGCGGGAGCGACCCGCTGCTGGTGATGCCCTCGGACCATGTGATCGGCGACGTCGCTGCCTTCCACGCCGCGATCCACGCCGCGATGCCCGCCGTGGACGAGGGGTGGCTGGTGACGTTCGGCATCGCGCCTGACGCGCCCGAGACCGGCTATGGCTATATCCAGGTGGGCGACGCGATCGGCGCGGGGATCCACCAAGTCCGGCGCTTCGTCGAGAAGCCCAAGCGCGAACTTGCCGAAGCAATGATTGCCGCGGGGGATCATGCGTGGAACGGCGGCATCTTCCTGTTCCAGGCGAACACCTATCTCGACGCGCTCGCCGCATTCGCGCCGGATATGCTGGCGGCGGCACGGGCATCGATGGACCGGGCGGTGCGCGAGGGCACGCGCGTCCTTCCCGACGCTGCCGAGTTTGCGAAATCGCCGTCTGATTCGATCGACTATGCGGTGATGGAGAAGGCGACGCGGGTTGCGGTGGTGCCGGTGAGCATGGGTTGGTCCGACGTCGGCAGCTGGGACGCGCTGCACGCGATCAGTGACCGCGACGCGGCAGGCAATGCCCATCGCGGCGAGGTGGTGGCGATCGACACCGTCGACTGTCTGGTGCGCGCCGGCGAGGGCAAGCGCGTCGCGCTGGTCGGCGTCTCCGACCTGATCGTGGTCGCCGATGGTAACGATGTGCTGATCCTGCCGCGCGGCCGCAGCCAGGACGTCAAGCGCATCATCGAGGCGATGAAGCATAGCAGCTAG
- the groES gene encoding co-chaperone GroES — MNFRPLHDRVLVRRVEAEAKTAGGIIIPDTAQEKPQEGEVVAAGSGAKAEDGKVTPLDVKAGDRILFGKWSGTEVKVNGEDLLIMKESDILGIIG; from the coding sequence ATGAACTTCCGTCCGCTGCACGACCGCGTGCTCGTTCGCCGCGTCGAGGCCGAGGCCAAGACCGCCGGCGGCATCATCATCCCCGACACCGCCCAGGAAAAGCCGCAGGAGGGCGAAGTCGTCGCCGCCGGCTCGGGCGCCAAGGCCGAGGATGGCAAGGTGACCCCGCTCGACGTCAAGGCGGGCGACCGCATCCTGTTCGGCAAATGGTCGGGCACCGAGGTCAAGGTCAACGGCGAAGACCTGCTGATCATGAAGGAATCGGACATTCTCGGGATCATCGGCTGA
- the sppA gene encoding signal peptide peptidase SppA, with product MKLVRGAWKLLVGIKDALVLLFMLLFFIALFAILSARPNPAAVRDGALVLNIDGMIVEQPSEADPFAALGGNEGPREYRMRDLVRALDAAKGDSRVKAVVLDLDRFMGGYPAAVAEVGEAVARVRAAGKPVLAYATGYTDSGYLLAANASEVWVNPLGGTLFTGPGGSRLYYKGLIDKLGVTTHVYKVGKFKSAVEPYILTGQSPEAREANEALYGAIFGQWQEAVAKARPKARIRETITQPDMVVAAANGDIALANERMGLIDKRGDRLAFGKRVAEIAGADAGKPAGNFKAIKLANWLEANPAPKTGDAVGVITVAGEIVDGKAGPGTAGGDTVSALLLKGLAEKKLKALVVRVDSPGGSALASERIRQAILQAKAQGLPVVVSMGSLAASGGYWVSTPGDVIFAEPNTITGSIGIFGIIPTFENTLAKIGVTSDGVKTTPLTSQPDFYAGTNEVTDRILQSGIEQGYRRFVGLVSQSRKLTPQRVDEIGQGRVWDGGTARQLGLVDRFGNLSDAVAEAAKRAKLDPAKVHAVYLEKQPSWFEQLLAGFAAGSGEEEDEEAAPAESGGDIYARIAAERRAVFGQALGDAKRLATGSSMQARCLECGAFGPAAATMRADARLIDLVLARIGL from the coding sequence GTGAAACTGGTTCGCGGCGCATGGAAGCTGCTGGTTGGCATCAAGGACGCGCTGGTCCTGCTGTTCATGCTGCTGTTCTTCATCGCGCTGTTCGCGATCCTGTCCGCCCGGCCCAATCCGGCGGCGGTGCGCGACGGAGCGCTGGTGCTCAACATCGATGGCATGATCGTCGAGCAGCCGAGCGAGGCCGATCCGTTCGCCGCGCTGGGCGGCAACGAGGGCCCCCGTGAGTATCGCATGCGCGACCTGGTGCGTGCGCTCGACGCCGCCAAGGGCGACAGCCGCGTCAAGGCGGTGGTGCTCGATCTCGACCGGTTCATGGGCGGCTATCCGGCGGCGGTCGCCGAAGTCGGCGAGGCCGTGGCGCGGGTGCGCGCGGCGGGCAAGCCGGTGCTGGCCTATGCCACCGGCTATACCGACAGCGGCTATCTGCTGGCCGCCAATGCGAGCGAGGTCTGGGTCAACCCGCTGGGCGGCACGCTGTTCACGGGCCCAGGCGGATCGCGCCTCTATTACAAGGGGCTGATCGACAAGCTCGGCGTCACCACGCACGTCTACAAGGTCGGCAAGTTCAAGTCGGCGGTCGAGCCATATATCCTGACCGGCCAGTCGCCCGAGGCGCGCGAGGCCAACGAAGCGCTCTATGGCGCGATCTTCGGCCAGTGGCAGGAGGCGGTGGCCAAGGCGCGGCCCAAGGCGCGGATTCGCGAGACGATCACGCAGCCCGATATGGTGGTCGCGGCCGCCAACGGCGACATCGCGCTCGCCAACGAGCGGATGGGGCTGATCGACAAGCGCGGCGACCGGCTGGCGTTCGGCAAGCGCGTCGCCGAGATCGCAGGCGCCGATGCGGGCAAGCCGGCGGGCAACTTCAAGGCGATCAAGCTCGCCAACTGGCTCGAGGCCAACCCCGCGCCCAAGACTGGCGACGCGGTCGGCGTGATCACTGTCGCGGGCGAGATCGTCGACGGCAAGGCTGGCCCGGGCACCGCGGGCGGCGACACCGTCTCGGCGCTGCTGCTCAAGGGGCTGGCCGAGAAGAAATTGAAAGCGCTGGTCGTGCGCGTCGACTCGCCGGGCGGTTCGGCGCTGGCATCCGAGCGCATCCGCCAGGCGATCCTCCAGGCCAAGGCGCAGGGGCTGCCGGTGGTGGTCTCGATGGGCAGCCTCGCCGCGTCGGGCGGCTATTGGGTGTCGACCCCGGGCGACGTGATCTTCGCCGAGCCCAACACGATCACCGGATCGATCGGCATCTTCGGCATCATACCGACCTTCGAGAACACGCTCGCCAAGATCGGCGTGACCAGCGACGGGGTGAAGACCACGCCGCTGACCAGCCAGCCCGATTTCTACGCCGGCACGAACGAGGTGACCGACCGCATCCTGCAATCGGGCATCGAGCAGGGCTATCGCCGCTTCGTCGGCCTCGTGTCGCAGTCGCGCAAGCTGACGCCGCAGCGGGTGGACGAGATCGGCCAGGGCCGGGTGTGGGACGGCGGCACCGCGCGCCAGCTCGGGCTGGTCGACCGGTTCGGCAATCTCTCCGATGCGGTCGCGGAGGCGGCGAAGCGCGCCAAGCTCGATCCCGCCAAGGTCCATGCGGTGTATCTCGAGAAGCAGCCGAGCTGGTTCGAGCAGCTGCTGGCGGGCTTTGCCGCGGGCAGCGGCGAGGAAGAGGACGAGGAGGCGGCTCCGGCCGAGAGCGGCGGCGACATCTATGCCCGCATCGCGGCCGAGCGGCGCGCGGTGTTCGGCCAGGCGCTGGGCGACGCCAAGCGGCTGGCGACGGGCTCGTCGATGCAGGCGCGCTGCCTGGAATGCGGGGCGTTCGGCCCGGCGGCAGCGACGATGCGCGCGGATGCCCGGCTGATCGACCTCGTGCTCGCGAGGATCGGCCTGTGA
- a CDS encoding GNAT family N-acetyltransferase translates to MNAATAIDRSAAQAIPPPRIAAPVEFLPLGPVSPAFAAQWDDLAANAAEPNVFAERWFVSAGAAHLHPGPDGRLLAVRDAGQLIGLLPLTTKPRYGRLPIRHVENWLHYHCFLGGPLLRRGHEQAAWTLILATLDADPQATGLLHLTGLVENGPVHRALLAVAGRPCDTVHRIERALLETTLSPQAYYEATVRKKKRKEIKRLQSRLAELGAVTNTRLTNRDDLPGWIDTYLALEQSGWKGRSGSALACQPHTAAFFRDALTGAFDAGRLELLRLDLDERPLAMLVNFLAAPGSFSFKTAFDEEFARYSPGVLVQLENLAILNRPGIAWMDSCASADHPMIDSLWGERRAIVRVTLPFAGWRSRALFHAARAVERAADALRARRQRPSAPPEIEE, encoded by the coding sequence ATGAACGCGGCGACGGCCATCGACAGAAGCGCAGCGCAGGCGATTCCACCGCCACGCATCGCCGCGCCCGTCGAATTCCTGCCCCTCGGCCCGGTCTCGCCCGCCTTCGCCGCGCAATGGGACGATCTCGCCGCCAACGCCGCCGAGCCCAATGTCTTCGCCGAGCGCTGGTTCGTGTCCGCCGGTGCCGCGCACCTCCATCCCGGCCCGGACGGCCGCCTCCTCGCCGTCCGTGACGCTGGCCAGCTGATCGGCCTGCTCCCGCTCACGACCAAGCCACGCTACGGCCGCCTGCCGATCCGCCACGTCGAGAACTGGCTCCACTATCACTGCTTCCTCGGCGGTCCCTTGCTCCGCCGCGGTCATGAGCAGGCCGCCTGGACGCTGATCCTCGCCACGCTGGATGCCGATCCGCAGGCGACCGGTCTGCTCCACCTCACCGGCCTGGTCGAGAACGGCCCGGTCCACCGCGCCCTGCTCGCCGTTGCGGGCCGCCCGTGCGACACCGTCCACCGCATCGAACGCGCGCTGCTCGAAACCACCCTCTCGCCGCAGGCCTATTACGAAGCCACCGTCCGCAAGAAGAAGCGCAAGGAGATCAAGCGCCTCCAGTCGCGCCTCGCCGAACTGGGCGCTGTCACCAACACGCGCCTGACGAACCGCGACGACCTGCCCGGCTGGATCGACACCTATCTCGCGCTCGAGCAATCGGGTTGGAAGGGCCGCAGCGGATCGGCGCTCGCCTGCCAGCCGCACACCGCCGCCTTCTTCCGCGACGCCCTCACCGGCGCCTTCGACGCGGGCCGGCTGGAGCTGCTGCGCCTCGACCTCGACGAGCGCCCGCTGGCGATGCTGGTCAACTTCCTCGCCGCCCCCGGCTCCTTCTCGTTCAAGACCGCGTTCGACGAGGAATTCGCGCGCTATTCGCCCGGCGTGCTGGTCCAGCTGGAGAATCTCGCGATCCTCAACCGCCCCGGCATCGCCTGGATGGATAGCTGCGCGAGCGCCGACCATCCGATGATCGACAGCCTGTGGGGCGAGCGCCGCGCGATCGTCCGCGTCACGCTCCCCTTCGCCGGCTGGCGCAGCCGTGCCCTGTTCCACGCCGCCCGCGCCGTCGAGCGTGCCGCCGATGCGCTGCGCGCCCGCCGCCAGCGCCCGTCCGCTCCCCCGGAGATCGAAGAATGA
- a CDS encoding DUF6311 domain-containing protein, translating into MSFDSFRRGSGLATTDSFGPLALLAALALALFGVFFHWQILDISNVAWLLRGSDNGENALGLHAWLHDPAPGFLHTRLLNAPEGVGLLFTDSNPLLSMLAFPLRSLLPADAQLIGWWLLACLFLQLFFAWLLLRRHAPKALALWCGVLLLAALPTLFNRVVHVNLMAHWLILWSLWRFTDPARAGSNNGWAVLIAVTAFIHSYLLVMVGAIWASAMLERLWNDRRGAPRLLAECAAILAMVGGIAWSLGVFEPHWPSGNYGAFAMPLDALWNPGVETYSTFLPAIEQRPGRGFEGFQYLGLGLLILLPLAAILARRLPRPAADAPDSLARLKWLVPALAVLTLLAISTYPDFAGQKLPRFQLPADLAMTLDAVRASGRLFWPVAYVLVFAGIRILYRLEPRRAGLVIAALAVVQAADLIPMARSIRAQSTEARGAPLYVRTASPEWDRLVAQAKDIAFVPGDVTKGLGVFQEVAWRAARARVPVRAVYAARPSLASNARQNAETDAFRRGEVVPGRLYILIDGEPIPPPLLARARPLDGVTIVFEP; encoded by the coding sequence GTGAGTTTTGACAGCTTCCGGCGCGGCAGCGGCCTGGCTACCACGGATTCGTTCGGGCCGCTGGCGCTGCTCGCCGCGCTCGCGCTGGCGTTGTTCGGCGTGTTCTTCCATTGGCAGATCCTCGACATCTCCAATGTCGCCTGGTTGCTGCGCGGCAGCGACAATGGCGAGAATGCGCTCGGCCTCCACGCCTGGCTGCACGATCCCGCGCCCGGCTTCCTGCATACCCGCCTGCTCAACGCGCCCGAGGGGGTCGGGCTGCTGTTCACCGACAGCAATCCGCTGCTCTCGATGCTGGCCTTTCCCTTGCGCAGCCTGCTGCCTGCGGACGCGCAACTGATCGGCTGGTGGCTGCTCGCCTGCCTGTTTCTCCAGCTGTTCTTCGCCTGGCTGCTGCTGCGCCGCCACGCCCCCAAGGCGCTGGCGCTGTGGTGCGGCGTGCTGCTGCTCGCAGCGCTGCCGACCTTGTTCAACCGCGTCGTCCATGTGAACCTGATGGCGCACTGGCTGATCCTGTGGTCGCTGTGGCGCTTCACCGATCCTGCGCGTGCCGGCTCGAACAACGGCTGGGCGGTGCTGATCGCTGTCACCGCGTTCATCCACTCCTATCTGCTGGTGATGGTCGGCGCGATCTGGGCGAGCGCGATGCTCGAGCGGCTGTGGAATGACCGCCGGGGAGCACCCCGTCTTCTCGCCGAATGCGCCGCGATCCTCGCAATGGTCGGCGGCATCGCCTGGAGCCTGGGCGTGTTCGAGCCGCACTGGCCCTCGGGTAATTACGGCGCGTTTGCGATGCCGCTCGACGCGCTGTGGAACCCGGGGGTCGAGACCTATTCGACCTTCCTGCCCGCGATCGAACAGCGCCCCGGGCGCGGATTCGAGGGGTTCCAGTATCTGGGACTCGGCCTGCTGATCTTGTTGCCGCTCGCGGCGATCCTCGCGCGTCGCCTGCCCCGCCCGGCGGCGGATGCGCCCGACAGCCTTGCGCGGCTCAAATGGCTGGTCCCGGCGCTCGCCGTCCTCACCCTGCTCGCGATCAGCACCTATCCCGATTTTGCCGGACAGAAGCTTCCGCGATTCCAGCTACCCGCCGACCTCGCCATGACACTCGACGCGGTCCGCGCTTCGGGCCGGTTGTTCTGGCCGGTCGCCTATGTGCTGGTGTTCGCTGGTATCCGCATCCTCTACCGCCTGGAGCCGCGCCGCGCCGGCCTCGTCATCGCCGCGCTCGCGGTCGTGCAGGCGGCCGATCTCATCCCGATGGCGCGATCGATCCGCGCCCAGAGCACCGAAGCACGCGGCGCGCCGCTCTACGTCCGCACCGCCTCGCCCGAATGGGACCGGCTGGTCGCGCAGGCGAAGGACATCGCCTTTGTCCCGGGCGACGTGACCAAGGGCCTCGGCGTCTTCCAGGAAGTCGCGTGGCGCGCGGCGAGGGCGCGGGTCCCGGTCCGCGCCGTCTATGCCGCCCGCCCCTCGCTCGCCAGCAATGCGCGCCAGAACGCGGAAACCGACGCCTTCCGCAGGGGCGAGGTGGTGCCCGGCCGCCTCTACATCCTGATCGACGGCGAGCCGATCCCGCCCCCGCTGCTCGCCCGCGCGCGGCCGCTCGACGGGGTCACGATCGTGTTTGAGCCCTAG
- a CDS encoding cupin-like domain-containing protein — MNAPASRLVPGTVFDADACARFANLYPEQPGKIAHGLVGHPLFELESLVALSQRIRPVDVEQNLADLPIEVDPSTVQHNGLSVAESIRSIEANGSWMVLKFVEQDAVYRQLLDEILDELEPVVTARTGAMIKREAFIFVSSPNAVTPFHMDPEHNILLQLRGSKTMTLFPADDPELTPGALQEEFHRGAHRNLPYRDEFLAKGQPIELTPGEGLYVPVKAPHWVQNGPATSVSLSVTWRSEWSYRESDAHAFNRLLRKAGLNPAMPARHPGQNLFKAYAWRALAKARRLTGNPEPQ; from the coding sequence ATGAACGCCCCCGCATCCCGCCTCGTGCCCGGTACGGTATTCGATGCCGACGCCTGCGCGCGCTTCGCCAACCTCTATCCCGAGCAGCCGGGCAAGATCGCTCATGGCCTCGTCGGCCATCCACTGTTCGAGCTGGAATCGCTGGTCGCGCTGTCGCAGCGCATCCGCCCGGTCGATGTCGAGCAGAACCTCGCCGACCTGCCGATCGAGGTCGATCCGTCGACCGTCCAGCACAATGGCCTGTCGGTCGCGGAGTCGATCCGCTCGATTGAGGCGAACGGCTCGTGGATGGTGCTCAAGTTCGTCGAGCAGGACGCGGTCTACCGCCAATTGCTCGATGAGATCCTCGACGAGCTCGAACCGGTCGTAACTGCCCGCACCGGCGCGATGATCAAGCGCGAGGCATTCATCTTCGTCTCCTCGCCCAACGCCGTGACGCCCTTCCACATGGACCCCGAGCACAACATTCTGCTCCAGCTGCGCGGCTCCAAGACGATGACGCTCTTCCCCGCCGACGATCCCGAGCTGACGCCAGGCGCGCTGCAGGAGGAGTTCCATCGCGGCGCGCACCGCAACCTGCCCTATCGCGACGAATTCCTGGCCAAGGGCCAGCCGATCGAGCTTACGCCGGGCGAAGGCCTCTACGTCCCCGTCAAGGCGCCGCACTGGGTGCAGAACGGCCCAGCCACCTCGGTGTCGCTGTCGGTCACTTGGCGCTCCGAATGGAGCTATCGCGAATCCGATGCCCATGCCTTCAATCGGCTGCTCCGCAAGGCGGGCCTCAACCCGGCGATGCCGGCACGCCATCCCGGGCAGAATCTGTTCAAGGCCTATGCCTGGCGCGCGCTCGCCAAGGCGAGGCGCCTGACCGGAAACCCCGAGCCGCAATGA
- a CDS encoding GNAT family N-acetyltransferase, whose amino-acid sequence MIQLRAAEPADAAAIAAIYAPYVLTGTVSFEFDPPDARQMRSRMESSDGLYPWIVATNGEGKGVLGYAYATRFRERAAYRYVVETSVYVAGAVQGQGIGRLLYEALVDTLRAQGFTQAVSVISLPNDNSIRAHEQVGFRRAGQLREIGFKEGRWIDIGIWQCELNDAVTPPVEPKPFSEVGVVRD is encoded by the coding sequence GTGATCCAGCTTCGCGCCGCCGAGCCCGCCGACGCCGCAGCGATCGCCGCGATCTATGCACCCTATGTGCTGACCGGCACGGTGAGCTTCGAGTTCGATCCGCCCGACGCGCGGCAGATGCGCAGCCGGATGGAGTCCTCCGACGGCCTCTATCCGTGGATCGTGGCGACCAATGGCGAGGGCAAGGGCGTGCTCGGCTATGCCTATGCCACGCGCTTCCGCGAGCGCGCCGCCTATCGCTATGTCGTCGAGACTTCGGTCTATGTCGCCGGCGCGGTGCAGGGGCAGGGGATCGGGCGGCTGCTGTACGAGGCGCTGGTCGACACGCTGCGTGCGCAGGGCTTCACCCAGGCGGTCAGCGTAATCTCGCTGCCCAACGACAATTCGATCCGCGCGCACGAACAGGTCGGCTTCCGCCGCGCCGGCCAGCTGCGCGAGATCGGGTTCAAGGAGGGGCGCTGGATCGACATCGGCATCTGGCAGTGCGAGCTCAACGATGCGGTGACGCCGCCGGTCGAGCCCAAGCCGTTCAGCGAAGTCGGCGTGGTGCGCGACTGA
- a CDS encoding GNAT family N-acetyltransferase, protein MNAALPLAALRDDVRILDSLDDLARDAAGALDRAAQPGFYDRHDWLALTHAHIYPGEPLAIAAVHEPTASAWLPLRDCGAGHGRALASWYTLAFAPLFTPDADAEAQARLLGEAARLLRRRFDTLSLWPLEAETAAQIQHAFRAQGWLAAQHVEAANWVADTAGLDFEAYWANRPSKLRNTVRRRTKNSPFTTQVLDRFDDAAWDAYEAVYAQSWKPDEGAPAFLRAAAAQEGAAGTLRLGIARRDGVPVAAQFWTVENGTATIHKLAYLESEREHSPGTLLSVAMFRHVLDQDRPVVIDYGNGDEPYKAEWMDRRRKRYRLRLYNLRSIGGLSQGAARAARAVLRRITR, encoded by the coding sequence ATGAACGCGGCGCTGCCCCTCGCCGCCCTGCGCGACGACGTGCGAATCCTCGATTCGCTCGACGATCTCGCGCGCGATGCGGCCGGGGCGCTCGATCGCGCGGCGCAGCCCGGATTCTACGACCGGCACGACTGGCTCGCGCTGACTCACGCGCACATCTACCCGGGCGAGCCGCTCGCGATCGCGGCGGTGCACGAGCCGACGGCCTCGGCGTGGCTGCCGCTGCGCGATTGCGGAGCCGGCCATGGCCGCGCGCTTGCCAGCTGGTACACGCTCGCCTTTGCGCCGCTGTTCACGCCGGACGCAGATGCCGAGGCCCAGGCCCGCCTGCTGGGCGAAGCCGCGCGCCTGCTCCGCCGCCGCTTCGACACGCTCAGCCTGTGGCCGCTCGAAGCCGAGACCGCCGCGCAGATCCAGCACGCCTTCCGCGCGCAGGGCTGGCTCGCCGCGCAGCATGTCGAGGCCGCAAACTGGGTCGCCGACACCGCCGGCCTCGATTTCGAGGCCTATTGGGCCAACCGCCCGTCCAAGTTGCGCAACACCGTCCGCCGCCGCACCAAGAACTCGCCCTTCACCACGCAAGTGCTCGACCGCTTCGACGATGCCGCCTGGGATGCCTATGAGGCGGTCTACGCGCAGAGCTGGAAACCGGACGAGGGCGCGCCCGCCTTCCTCCGCGCCGCCGCCGCGCAGGAGGGCGCCGCCGGCACGCTGCGCCTCGGCATCGCCCGGCGCGACGGCGTGCCGGTCGCCGCGCAATTCTGGACGGTCGAAAACGGCACCGCCACGATCCACAAGCTCGCCTATCTCGAAAGCGAGCGCGAGCATTCGCCGGGCACGCTACTCTCGGTGGCGATGTTCCGCCATGTCCTCGACCAGGACCGCCCGGTGGTGATCGACTATGGCAATGGCGACGAACCCTACAAGGCGGAGTGGATGGACCGGCGGCGCAAGCGCTATCGCCTGCGCCTCTACAATCTGCGCAGCATCGGCGGCCTGTCACAGGGCGCGGCCCGCGCGGCCCGCGCGGTGCTGCGCCGCATCACGCGCTGA